The following are encoded in a window of uncultured Ilyobacter sp. genomic DNA:
- the rbsB gene encoding ribose ABC transporter substrate-binding protein RbsB: MKKIITLITVLLMVVLTGCGEKKAQETESAGRIGLVVSTLNNPFFVTLKDGAEAKAKEMGMEIIILDSQNDPAKELANVEDLVVKGVDVILINPTDSDAVARAVMAANNSKIPVITLDRGANGGEVVTHIASDNVAGGKMAGEFIVEKIGKDGKVVELQGIPGTTAARDRGKGFNEAAANNITVVAQQAADFDRTKGLNVMENILQAVPEIDAVFAHNDEMALGALKAIEGSGRNILVVGFDATDDAVNAVEAGTLGATVAQQPAMIGAVGVETASKVIKGETTPEFIPVELKLVTK; the protein is encoded by the coding sequence ATGAAAAAGATTATTACTTTGATCACAGTTTTATTAATGGTTGTGCTGACAGGTTGCGGTGAAAAGAAAGCCCAGGAAACTGAAAGTGCAGGTAGGATAGGACTTGTAGTATCTACACTGAACAATCCGTTCTTTGTAACGTTAAAGGATGGTGCTGAAGCTAAGGCTAAAGAGATGGGAATGGAAATCATTATTTTAGATTCTCAGAATGACCCTGCAAAGGAGCTAGCAAACGTGGAGGACCTAGTAGTCAAGGGTGTAGATGTAATACTCATAAACCCTACAGATTCTGATGCAGTTGCAAGAGCAGTAATGGCTGCAAATAACAGTAAGATACCTGTAATAACACTAGATAGAGGAGCAAATGGTGGAGAGGTAGTAACTCACATAGCTTCTGACAACGTAGCAGGTGGAAAAATGGCTGGGGAATTTATAGTTGAGAAAATAGGAAAAGATGGAAAAGTTGTGGAACTTCAAGGTATTCCTGGAACTACTGCAGCAAGAGACAGAGGTAAAGGATTCAATGAAGCTGCTGCAAACAACATAACTGTAGTTGCACAGCAAGCTGCTGATTTTGACAGAACTAAAGGACTAAATGTAATGGAGAATATTCTTCAGGCAGTTCCTGAAATAGATGCAGTGTTTGCACATAATGATGAGATGGCTTTAGGGGCATTGAAAGCTATAGAAGGAAGCGGAAGAAATATATTAGTAGTAGGATTTGACGCTACTGATGACGCTGTAAATGCTGTAGAGGCTGGAACTCTTGGGGCAACAGTGGCACAACAGCCTGCTATGATAGGGGCTGTCGGAGTAGAAACAGCTTCTAAGGTGATAAAAGGAGAAACAACACCTGAATTTATCCCAGTAGAATTAAAATTAGTTACAAAATAA
- a CDS encoding YwbE family protein produces the protein MDGKKRSDIKPGIKVKIVLKKDQRTGKLTEGIVKDILTNSPNHPHGIKVRLTTGDVGRVQEIIAQS, from the coding sequence ATGGATGGAAAAAAAAGATCAGACATAAAACCTGGTATTAAGGTAAAAATAGTCTTGAAAAAAGATCAAAGAACCGGTAAATTAACTGAAGGAATTGTCAAAGACATCCTTACAAATTCTCCCAATCATCCCCACGGAATAAAAGTACGTCTAACCACTGGAGATGTGGGAAGAGTCCAGGAAATAATAGCACAAAGTTAA
- the rbsC gene encoding ribose ABC transporter permease: MNNQTTLESKQKKSFILLRNKPFIGLVVFAVLVSFMNPRFLSASNMLNVLRQTSINAIISAGMTFVILTGGIDLSVGSILAFCGAISASLLASGQNAFVAIGVSLLIGGILGMLSGMFISYGKLQAFITTLVTMTLMRGATLVFTDGKPISIGFGSNTSLFGSIGAGNILGIPTPIYIMAVVYGTSYYVLNHTKFGRYVYAVGGNEEATKLSGINVDRVKTKVYAISGVLSALAGIVVTARLFSAQPTAGSGYELDAIAAVVLGGTSLAGGIGRITGTITGALIIGVLGNALNLLNVSSYYQLMIKALVILAAVLMDRKSKK, encoded by the coding sequence ATGAATAACCAAACAACATTAGAGTCAAAACAAAAGAAGAGTTTTATTCTACTGAGAAACAAACCATTCATAGGGCTTGTGGTATTTGCAGTCTTGGTATCCTTTATGAATCCAAGATTTCTTTCTGCATCTAATATGCTAAATGTACTTAGACAGACCTCTATAAATGCAATTATTTCAGCAGGGATGACTTTTGTAATACTGACTGGAGGAATAGACCTTTCAGTTGGATCAATCCTCGCCTTCTGCGGGGCGATATCTGCAAGCCTTCTGGCATCAGGGCAGAATGCCTTTGTAGCCATAGGGGTATCCCTACTAATAGGAGGGATTCTCGGGATGCTGAGTGGAATGTTTATAAGCTATGGTAAACTTCAGGCATTTATAACAACTTTGGTGACTATGACCCTCATGAGAGGTGCCACTCTTGTATTCACAGACGGGAAACCTATATCCATAGGATTCGGAAGTAATACGTCACTCTTTGGAAGTATAGGGGCAGGAAATATCCTAGGAATTCCCACTCCGATATATATAATGGCAGTTGTGTACGGGACATCTTATTACGTCCTAAATCATACAAAGTTTGGACGGTATGTATATGCAGTGGGAGGAAATGAGGAGGCCACTAAACTATCGGGTATAAATGTAGACAGAGTGAAGACCAAGGTCTATGCTATCAGTGGAGTCTTGTCTGCTCTTGCGGGAATAGTTGTAACAGCTAGGTTGTTTTCGGCTCAGCCTACTGCAGGAAGCGGTTATGAGCTAGATGCCATAGCGGCAGTTGTACTGGGAGGGACGAGTCTTGCAGGAGGAATAGGGAGAATCACAGGGACAATTACAGGGGCTCTTATTATAGGGGTGCTAGGAAATGCTCTAAATTTACTAAATGTATCATCATATTACCAGCTTATGATAAAGGCATTGGTTATATTAGCGGCGGTACTAATGGATAGAAAGTCCAAAAAATAA
- the rbsD gene encoding D-ribose pyranase, with the protein MRLLNSEISYEIAKLGHTDHICIGDAGLPIPEGVKRIDIALERNIPTFMGTLEVILDEMQVEVAILASEMKELSPKLYTELLEMLNKKCSGIKIEEIPHSQFKKTTQESKTVIRTGECTPYANIILKSGVAF; encoded by the coding sequence ATGAGGCTTCTAAATAGCGAGATTTCATATGAGATAGCCAAGCTTGGACATACAGATCATATATGTATAGGGGATGCAGGTCTGCCTATACCAGAGGGTGTAAAGAGGATCGATATAGCACTAGAGAGGAATATCCCAACATTTATGGGCACACTAGAAGTAATTTTGGATGAGATGCAGGTAGAGGTAGCTATATTAGCATCAGAAATGAAGGAATTGAGTCCGAAACTTTATACGGAACTTTTGGAAATGCTGAATAAAAAATGTAGTGGGATTAAAATCGAGGAGATTCCACATTCACAATTTAAAAAGACTACTCAGGAGTCAAAGACGGTAATAAGAACGGGAGAATGCACTCCTTATGCAAATATTATTTTGAAATCAGGTGTGGCATTTTAG
- the argH gene encoding argininosuccinate lyase, translating into MKLWGGRFKKETSTLLEKFNASINFDKRMYKEDIEGSIAHSKMLAKQDIISYDEQKIIEKGLLKVKDEIEGGKFVFSIKDEDIHMAIESRLITLVGEPGKKLHTARSRNDQVLVDTRLYTKRKAEEIGSSLLDLMDALIEVSEKNIGVIMPGYTHLQRAQPILFSHHVMAYFQMFKRDLERLESAVERIDVLPLGAGALAGTTYPIDREYVRELLGFAKVSENSLDTVSDRDFIIEMNFVLAMIAMHMSRFSEEIIMWSTKEFSFVQLDDGYSTGSSIMPQKKNPDIPELVRGKCGRVYGNLVSIMTVMKGLPLAYNKDTQEDKEGFFDSVDNVGMSLEIFKEMLLTMSVKEENMKKGIYGGFINATDVADYLAKKGIPFREAHHITGSMVAYCEEKNRSLEELSLDEFKEFSDAFESDVLTLITVEACIEGRDSYGGTSTNQVKRQISEGKELLEKYKGEL; encoded by the coding sequence ATGAAACTTTGGGGTGGAAGGTTTAAAAAGGAGACAAGTACTTTACTGGAAAAATTTAATGCTTCTATAAACTTTGACAAAAGAATGTATAAAGAGGATATAGAGGGAAGCATAGCTCATTCTAAGATGCTAGCAAAACAGGATATAATATCTTATGACGAGCAAAAGATAATAGAAAAGGGTCTCCTTAAGGTAAAGGATGAGATCGAAGGCGGAAAGTTTGTCTTCTCCATAAAGGACGAAGATATACACATGGCTATAGAAAGCAGACTTATAACCCTGGTGGGAGAGCCCGGGAAAAAACTTCATACAGCCAGAAGCAGAAATGATCAGGTGCTTGTAGATACGAGACTTTATACAAAGAGAAAGGCCGAGGAGATAGGAAGCAGTCTGCTTGATCTTATGGATGCTCTTATAGAGGTCAGCGAAAAGAATATAGGGGTTATAATGCCTGGTTATACACATCTTCAGAGAGCGCAGCCGATACTTTTTTCTCATCACGTAATGGCATATTTTCAGATGTTTAAGAGAGACCTAGAGAGACTAGAAAGTGCTGTGGAAAGAATAGATGTACTTCCTCTAGGAGCTGGAGCCCTTGCAGGGACCACCTATCCAATAGACAGAGAATATGTAAGAGAACTTCTTGGTTTTGCCAAGGTAAGTGAAAACAGCCTTGATACTGTAAGTGACAGGGATTTTATAATAGAGATGAATTTTGTCCTTGCAATGATAGCTATGCATATGTCTAGATTTTCTGAAGAGATCATCATGTGGTCTACAAAGGAGTTTTCATTTGTGCAACTTGATGACGGATATTCTACAGGGTCATCGATCATGCCGCAGAAGAAAAACCCTGACATCCCAGAACTTGTAAGAGGAAAATGCGGGAGAGTTTACGGAAATCTCGTGAGCATAATGACAGTAATGAAGGGGCTACCTTTGGCTTACAACAAAGATACCCAGGAAGACAAGGAAGGATTCTTTGATTCTGTGGACAATGTAGGGATGTCTCTTGAAATATTCAAAGAGATGCTTCTCACTATGTCGGTCAAAGAGGAGAACATGAAAAAAGGAATATATGGCGGGTTCATAAACGCAACTGATGTGGCAGATTACCTGGCTAAAAAAGGTATACCATTCAGAGAGGCTCATCATATAACAGGGTCTATGGTAGCTTACTGCGAAGAGAAAAACAGATCTCTAGAAGAGCTTTCGTTAGATGAGTTTAAAGAGTTCAGTGATGCATTTGAAAGCGATGTACTGACACTTATTACAGTAGAAGCTTGCATAGAGGGAAGAGACTCTTATGGAGGAACGTCTACCAACCAGGTTAAAAGACAGATTTCAGAGGGAAAAGAACTTTTAGAAAAATATAAGGGGGAATTATAA
- a CDS encoding basic amino acid ABC transporter substrate-binding protein: MKKILNILLIAVMIVTLAACGGKKEEEKKVIYVGTNAEFPPFEYLEDGKITGFDMELIEEIAKESEMEIKIEDMSFDGLLPALQSKKVDVVIAGMTANEERKKAVNFTSPYYTASQVIVVKKGDNSINSFDDLKGKKVGVMLGFTGDLVVSEIEGVTVERYNAAYSGIMALQSDKVDAVVLDSEPAKNYVDKNEGLEIAKADAAEEEYAIAVRKEDKELLEKLEVGLKAVKDKGVYEELLKKYF; encoded by the coding sequence ATGAAGAAAATTTTAAACATTCTTTTAATCGCAGTAATGATAGTAACTCTTGCAGCCTGCGGTGGAAAAAAAGAGGAAGAGAAAAAAGTAATATATGTAGGTACAAATGCTGAATTTCCACCATTTGAGTATCTAGAAGATGGCAAAATTACAGGTTTTGACATGGAACTCATAGAAGAGATAGCCAAAGAATCTGAAATGGAGATCAAAATAGAAGACATGTCTTTTGACGGTCTGCTTCCAGCACTTCAGTCAAAAAAAGTGGACGTAGTAATAGCTGGAATGACTGCCAATGAGGAAAGAAAGAAAGCCGTAAACTTCACATCTCCTTACTATACAGCAAGTCAGGTAATAGTAGTAAAAAAAGGTGATAACTCTATAAATTCTTTTGACGACCTAAAGGGTAAAAAAGTAGGAGTGATGCTCGGGTTTACAGGTGACCTTGTGGTCAGTGAGATAGAAGGGGTAACTGTAGAGAGATATAATGCAGCGTATTCTGGGATAATGGCACTGCAGTCAGACAAGGTAGATGCAGTAGTTCTTGATTCTGAGCCCGCTAAAAACTATGTAGACAAAAATGAGGGACTGGAAATAGCCAAAGCCGATGCTGCAGAAGAGGAATATGCCATTGCAGTCAGAAAAGAAGACAAAGAACTCTTGGAAAAACTCGAAGTTGGTCTAAAAGCTGTAAAAGATAAAGGTGTTTACGAGGAATTGCTAAAGAAATATTTTTAA
- the rbsA gene encoding ribose ABC transporter ATP-binding protein RbsA — translation MKKKILELQEMVKTFPGVKALNGASLNIYEGRVMALLGENGAGKSTLIKVMTGIYRRNSGKMTLYGEDVEFHGPRESQNAGIAIIHQELNLISNLTIAENIFLGREKTSFGKIDWKGMYADADELLKKLKVKHSSKELVGNLSVGEQQMVEIAKALSQKAKIIVMDEPTDALTDKETDSLFDVIRELIEEKKSVVYISHRLKEIFEICDDVTIMRDGKFISEKEVSDITEDQIIESMVGRKLEEQMPRVHVEAGPISLEVKNLKGDYVDDVSFTLREGEILGVAGLMGSGRTELAKTIYGFYKVTSGSISIGGKEVKINSPEEGLKNKIAYVPEDRKKEGLILGLSVKENMSISSLEKFEGNLKTLNKNDEKKLVDSYISRFNVKTPGINQIIKNLSGGNQQKVAIAKALMTGPKILILDEPTRGVDVGAKKEIYDLINELKKHGMSILMISSEMVEIIGLSDRIMVMHEKSVTGIFSAKDASQEKIMRCAVGLKEDSDE, via the coding sequence GTGAAAAAGAAAATATTAGAACTTCAAGAGATGGTAAAAACCTTTCCGGGAGTAAAGGCGCTAAACGGAGCTAGTCTAAATATCTACGAAGGGCGTGTCATGGCACTGTTAGGTGAAAACGGTGCAGGAAAGTCAACTTTAATAAAGGTAATGACTGGAATATATAGGAGAAATAGCGGGAAAATGACTCTTTACGGAGAGGATGTGGAATTTCACGGCCCGAGAGAATCACAAAATGCCGGGATCGCGATAATACACCAGGAACTTAATCTCATATCTAATCTAACTATTGCAGAAAATATATTTCTCGGAAGGGAAAAAACCAGTTTTGGGAAAATAGACTGGAAGGGTATGTATGCCGATGCCGATGAACTTTTAAAAAAACTTAAGGTAAAGCATTCATCTAAAGAGCTTGTGGGGAACCTGAGTGTTGGGGAACAGCAGATGGTAGAGATAGCAAAGGCGCTATCACAAAAAGCAAAAATAATAGTGATGGATGAGCCTACAGATGCACTTACAGATAAGGAAACCGATAGTTTATTTGATGTAATAAGAGAACTTATAGAAGAAAAGAAAAGTGTGGTTTATATCTCCCACCGGCTTAAGGAGATATTTGAAATATGTGACGATGTGACCATAATGAGAGACGGTAAATTTATATCTGAAAAGGAAGTAAGTGACATTACGGAAGATCAGATAATAGAAAGTATGGTGGGAAGAAAACTCGAGGAGCAGATGCCTAGAGTTCATGTAGAGGCTGGACCTATAAGTCTAGAGGTGAAAAATCTCAAAGGTGATTACGTAGATGATGTGAGCTTCACCCTGCGTGAGGGGGAGATACTAGGAGTGGCAGGGCTAATGGGATCAGGAAGGACGGAGTTGGCCAAAACTATCTACGGTTTTTATAAGGTTACTTCTGGAAGCATCAGTATAGGGGGAAAAGAGGTAAAGATAAATTCCCCAGAAGAAGGGCTTAAAAATAAGATCGCCTATGTACCTGAAGACAGAAAAAAAGAGGGACTGATACTAGGACTCTCTGTAAAGGAAAACATGAGTATATCTTCTCTGGAAAAATTTGAGGGGAATTTAAAAACCCTCAATAAAAATGATGAAAAAAAGCTGGTGGATTCCTATATTTCTAGATTCAATGTAAAAACCCCTGGAATAAATCAGATAATTAAAAATCTCAGCGGCGGAAACCAACAAAAGGTAGCAATAGCTAAGGCTCTCATGACAGGACCTAAAATATTGATCCTCGATGAACCTACACGTGGAGTGGATGTAGGAGCCAAAAAAGAGATATATGACCTTATAAACGAATTGAAAAAACACGGAATGAGCATCCTGATGATATCCTCTGAAATGGTTGAAATAATAGGACTCAGCGATAGAATAATGGTTATGCATGAGAAAAGTGTGACAGGAATATTCTCTGCCAAAGATGCTAGCCAGGAAAAAATAATGAGGTGTGCCGTGGGCCTAAAGGAGGATAGTGATGAATAA
- a CDS encoding phaC PHA synthase, with translation MKKFIAVLIGVVMLSFSAFSASAQLSVPGTNIPEDENVSGVRLSLLHGETANVKGLDISILGLSDMDNFTGLELGLFFGANRVKNEFKGLSLGLINWHEGYDTGANLGFVNYVNDVNGVNFGFANYSTGDSMINLAAVNYVEYQSMINFGFVNITQGTSMVDIGFVNYAEATSFQLGFINATKALDGLQVGFVNYAENGVFPVLPIINFRKGL, from the coding sequence ATGAAAAAATTTATTGCAGTTTTAATTGGTGTTGTCATGTTAAGCTTCTCAGCATTTTCCGCCTCAGCTCAGCTTTCTGTTCCAGGAACTAACATTCCTGAAGATGAAAATGTCTCTGGTGTCAGGCTCTCTCTTTTGCACGGTGAGACTGCCAATGTAAAAGGTCTAGACATATCCATCTTAGGTCTTTCTGATATGGATAATTTTACAGGTCTTGAGCTCGGCCTCTTTTTTGGTGCCAACAGGGTAAAAAATGAATTCAAGGGACTTTCTCTAGGACTCATCAACTGGCACGAAGGCTATGATACAGGTGCAAATCTTGGATTTGTTAACTATGTCAATGACGTAAATGGTGTAAACTTTGGTTTTGCAAACTATTCTACCGGTGACAGTATGATAAACCTTGCAGCTGTCAATTATGTTGAATATCAATCTATGATAAACTTTGGTTTTGTCAACATTACACAGGGAACCTCGATGGTTGATATTGGATTTGTCAATTATGCTGAAGCTACATCATTCCAACTCGGTTTTATAAATGCCACAAAAGCACTTGACGGTCTCCAAGTAGGGTTTGTCAACTATGCTGAAAATGGAGTATTCCCAGTTCTTCCTATTATTAATTTTAGAAAAGGTTTATAG
- a CDS encoding NAD-dependent protein deacylase — MYEKLKNIIKKSDNIVFFGGAGVSTESNIPDFRSAKGIYVHSPEYLLSRSYFDSNTEEFYRFYKENLIFKDAKPNDAHYALAKLEKLGKLKAVITQNIDGLHQKAGSEKVYELHGSIIRNHCMNCREYHDLEYIMGYHEAVPRCRKCGGVVKPDVTLYEEMLDMDVFNGAIECISKADVLIVGGTSLVVYPAASLVDYYKGEKLVLINKGATSYDSKASMVIDARIGEVLKEVTREL, encoded by the coding sequence ATGTATGAGAAACTTAAAAATATAATAAAAAAAAGTGATAATATAGTTTTTTTTGGAGGAGCAGGGGTATCTACAGAGAGCAATATTCCAGATTTTAGAAGTGCAAAGGGAATATATGTTCACTCACCAGAATATCTTCTGAGCAGAAGTTATTTTGATAGCAATACCGAGGAATTTTATAGGTTTTACAAGGAAAATCTTATCTTTAAAGATGCCAAACCAAATGATGCACACTATGCACTGGCAAAACTAGAAAAACTTGGAAAATTGAAAGCCGTTATAACCCAGAATATAGACGGACTTCATCAGAAAGCAGGAAGCGAGAAAGTCTACGAGCTTCATGGGAGCATAATAAGAAACCACTGTATGAACTGCAGAGAGTATCACGATCTTGAGTATATTATGGGGTATCATGAGGCTGTACCGAGGTGTAGAAAATGTGGTGGAGTTGTGAAGCCCGATGTGACTTTATATGAAGAGATGCTTGACATGGATGTATTCAACGGAGCCATTGAATGTATTTCAAAGGCAGATGTACTGATAGTAGGCGGAACATCGCTGGTAGTTTATCCTGCTGCATCATTGGTTGACTATTACAAGGGGGAGAAGCTGGTACTCATAAATAAAGGGGCTACATCATACGACAGCAAGGCCTCTATGGTTATAGATGCCCGTATAGGGGAGGTACTTAAAGAAGTAACCAGAGAACTTTAA
- a CDS encoding amino acid ABC transporter permease: protein MAYLSVLKGIFIEGNRYMYIVKGLSFSVGVTFLAALIGLTMGVLLAVMRLSHFYPFKNFEKYKTTNPLNLIALGYIDIIRGTPAVVQLMILANVIFVGNLRNTPIFVVAALAFGLNSSAYVAEIIRAGIEGLDKGQTEASRALGMNYFLTMREIIIPQAIKNILPALVSEFITLLKETSIVGFIGGVDLLRSANIITSQTYRGIEPLLAVGLIYLIMTSIFTKFMRKVEKGLKVSD, encoded by the coding sequence ATGGCTTATTTATCAGTACTGAAGGGGATTTTTATAGAAGGTAACAGATATATGTACATAGTAAAGGGACTGTCCTTTTCTGTGGGAGTTACGTTTTTGGCGGCTCTTATAGGACTTACCATGGGTGTACTTTTAGCTGTGATGAGATTATCTCACTTCTATCCATTTAAAAATTTTGAAAAATATAAAACAACCAACCCGCTCAACCTTATTGCATTAGGTTATATAGACATTATCCGTGGAACACCAGCGGTGGTGCAGCTCATGATACTAGCAAACGTAATCTTTGTAGGGAATTTGCGCAACACCCCTATATTTGTGGTAGCGGCATTAGCCTTTGGACTAAACAGTTCTGCATATGTGGCTGAGATAATAAGAGCAGGTATAGAGGGATTAGACAAGGGTCAGACAGAGGCTTCTAGGGCTCTAGGAATGAATTATTTTCTAACAATGAGGGAGATAATAATACCACAAGCTATCAAGAATATTCTTCCGGCTCTTGTAAGTGAGTTTATAACCCTTCTTAAGGAAACTTCCATAGTGGGATTTATCGGAGGAGTGGATCTCCTGAGATCTGCCAATATAATAACCAGTCAGACCTATAGGGGTATAGAACCGCTCTTGGCTGTGGGACTTATTTATCTTATTATGACAAGTATATTTACCAAATTTATGAGAAAAGTAGAAAAGGGGTTGAAAGTAAGTGATTAA
- a CDS encoding basic amino acid ABC transporter substrate-binding protein, with product MKKIMLIVSLVMLAVLGGCGKKEAAKEEKKVLYVGTNAEYKPFEYLEDGKIVGFDAELMEKILENLGYEMEWKNMSFDGLIPALQSQKIDLIISGMTPTDERKKAVDFSDSYLTTNQSFVINEENKELKTMDDLKNKKLGVQLGTAQETIARDIEGADITPYTSITAAILDLKSGKVDAVVLENLVALPYIRNNKGLKKIDIEELPKADVAIAINKGNEELLGQINKELQNLKDSGFYDEIFNKYFVDLQ from the coding sequence ATGAAAAAAATTATGTTGATAGTATCGTTGGTGATGCTTGCTGTACTAGGTGGGTGCGGTAAAAAAGAAGCTGCAAAAGAGGAAAAGAAGGTCCTTTATGTGGGGACAAATGCAGAATATAAGCCTTTTGAGTATCTTGAAGATGGTAAAATAGTAGGGTTTGACGCGGAACTTATGGAAAAAATTCTTGAAAACTTGGGGTATGAGATGGAATGGAAGAACATGAGCTTTGACGGTCTTATTCCGGCACTTCAAAGTCAAAAAATAGACCTTATCATCTCAGGGATGACTCCTACAGATGAAAGAAAAAAAGCTGTAGATTTCTCAGACTCTTACTTGACTACAAACCAGTCTTTCGTAATTAACGAAGAAAACAAAGAGCTAAAAACAATGGATGACCTTAAAAACAAAAAGCTTGGGGTACAGTTAGGAACAGCCCAGGAAACTATAGCAAGAGATATAGAGGGTGCTGATATAACTCCTTATACTTCTATAACTGCTGCAATTTTAGACCTTAAAAGCGGAAAAGTGGACGCAGTTGTACTAGAAAACCTGGTGGCTCTTCCTTATATTAGAAATAATAAAGGTCTTAAAAAAATAGATATAGAAGAACTTCCTAAGGCTGATGTTGCCATCGCCATAAATAAAGGGAATGAAGAGCTTTTGGGGCAAATAAACAAAGAGCTTCAAAATCTTAAAGACAGCGGATTTTACGATGAGATATTCAACAAGTATTTTGTAGACTTACAATAG
- a CDS encoding amino acid ABC transporter ATP-binding protein, which produces MIKVVDLHKHFGDLEVLKGINKEIKKGDVVAVIGPSGSGKSTFLRCLNRLEEPTKGHVYIEGEDVMDKKVDLNRLREKVGMVFQHFNLFPHKTVLENLILAPTKVKGMTDEEAKKKAIILLDKVGLKDKAGAYPNQLSGGQKQRIAIARALAMEPHLMLFDEPTSALDPEMVKEVLDVMRSLVDEGMTMVIVTHEMGFAKNVASRVFFMDQGTVLEDGDPAQIFNNPKHDRTREFLEKVLNH; this is translated from the coding sequence GTGATTAAAGTAGTTGACTTGCACAAGCACTTTGGAGATCTAGAAGTGCTCAAGGGAATAAATAAAGAGATAAAAAAGGGCGATGTAGTGGCTGTAATCGGACCTTCCGGAAGCGGTAAATCAACGTTTCTAAGATGTCTCAACAGACTAGAAGAACCTACAAAAGGTCATGTGTATATAGAGGGCGAAGATGTAATGGACAAAAAAGTAGACCTTAACCGTCTTCGTGAAAAAGTGGGAATGGTTTTTCAACACTTTAATCTCTTTCCTCACAAAACAGTACTTGAAAACCTAATATTGGCCCCCACTAAGGTAAAGGGCATGACAGATGAAGAAGCTAAGAAAAAAGCTATAATACTCCTGGATAAGGTGGGACTGAAGGATAAGGCAGGAGCCTATCCGAACCAGCTTTCAGGAGGTCAAAAACAAAGAATAGCCATAGCTAGGGCCCTTGCCATGGAACCTCATCTGATGCTTTTTGATGAACCGACATCTGCCTTGGACCCTGAGATGGTAAAGGAAGTACTAGATGTAATGAGAAGCCTTGTAGATGAAGGTATGACTATGGTGATAGTGACTCACGAAATGGGATTCGCTAAAAATGTTGCAAGCAGAGTATTCTTTATGGACCAGGGAACTGTCCTTGAGGACGGAGATCCGGCTCAGATCTTCAACAATCCGAAACATGACAGGACCAGAGAATTTTTAGAAAAAGTATTGAATCATTAA